In a single window of the Lineus longissimus chromosome 4, tnLinLong1.2, whole genome shotgun sequence genome:
- the LOC135486311 gene encoding transitional endoplasmic reticulum ATPase, whose product MAEGSNQEDLQTAILRKKERPNRLIVEEAVNDDNSVVALSQAKMDELQLFRGDTVLLKGKRRRDTVCIVLSDETVSDDKIRINRCVRNNLRVRLGDVVSIQACPDVKYGKRIHVLPIDDTVEGITGNLFDVFLKPYFLEAYRPLRKGDIFVARGGMRAVEFKVIETDPSPYCIVAPDTLIHCEGDPVKREEEEEALNEVGYDDIGGCRRQLAQIKEMVELPLRHPQLFKAIGVKPPRGILLYGPPGTGKTLIARAVANETGAFFFLINGPEIMSKLAGESESNLRKAFEEAEKNAPAIIFIDELDAIAPKREKTHGEVERRIVSQLLTLMDGLKQRAHVVVMAATNRPNSIDSALRRFGRFDREVDIGIPDATGRLEILRIHTKNMKLSDDVDLEQVARETHGHVGADLAALCSEAALQQIRGKMDLIDLEDETIDAEVLDSLAVTQEDFRWALSKSNPSALRETSVEVPSVTWDDVGGLENVKKELQELVQYPVEHPDKFLKFGMTPSKGVLFYGPPGCGKTLLAKAIANECQANFISIKGPELLTMWFGESEANVRDIFDKARQAAPCVLFFDELDSIAKARGGNVGDGGGAADRVINQLLTEMDGMSSKKNVFIIGATNRPDIIDPAILRPGRLDQLIYIPLPDEKSRISILKANLRKSPISKGIDLDFLAKNTDGYSGADLTEICQRACKLAIREAIEADIRREREREQEGDMETDDYDPVPEIRSDHFEEAMKFARRSVTKNDIRKYEMFAQTLSQTRGFGDNFRFPQGGGPNQGGPSRGNDSSHYAQDDADDDLYS is encoded by the exons ATGGCTGAGGGATCGAA TCAAGAAGATTTGCAGACTGCCATCCTGCGCAAGAAAGAGCGCCCAAATAGACTGATTGTAGAAGAAGCTGTGAATGATGACAATTCAGTGGTGGCCTTGTCGCAG gCCAAGATGGATGAGCTTCAGCTCTTCCGTGGTGACACAGTCCTCCTGAAGGGAAAGAGGCGGCGTGATACTGTTTGTATTGTATTGTCCGATGAGACCGTATCGGACGACAAGATCAGAATCAACAGATGTGTCAGGAACAATCTGAGAGTACGTCTTGGGGACGTCGTCAG TATCCAGGCCTGTCCAGATGTGAAATACGGCAAGAGGATTCATGTTCTGCCCATTGACGACACAGTTGAGGGAATCACAGG GAATCTCTTTGATGTGTTCCTAAAGCCTTACTTTTTGGAGGCGTACAGGCCATTGAGGAAAGGTGACATCTTTGTTGCGAGAGGAGGCATGCGAGCTGTTGAATTCAAAGTCATCGAGACTGATCCGTCTCCATATTGCATTGTTGCACCCGACACATTGATCCACTGCGAGGGAGACCCCGTCAAAAGAGAG GAAGAAGAGGAGGCATTGAATGAGGTTGGCTATGATGACATCGGTGGCTGCCGCAGACAGTTGGCACAGATCAAAGAAATGGTGGAGCTCCCACTTCGCCATCCACAACTTTTTAAGGCAATCGGTGTCAAG cctCCACGAGGTATCTTGCTGTACGGACCACCAGGAACAGGAAAGACCCTGATCGCAAGAGCTGTGGCCAATGAAACAGGAGCGTTCTTTTTCCTCATCAATG GGCCTGAAATCATGAGCAAGTTGGCTGGCGAGTCTGAGAGCAATCTGAGGAAAGCGTTCGAAGAAGCTGAGAAAAATGCCCCAGCCATCATCTTCATTGATGAGTTGGATGCCATTGCACCCAAGAGGGAGAAG ACCCATGGTGAAGTTGAGCGCAGAATTGTCTCGCAGCTTCTGACCTTGATGGACGGTTTGAAGCAGAGGGCTCACGTCGTTGTCATGGCAGCCACAAATCGACCAAACAGTATCGACTCCGCTCTCAGAAGATTCGGACGATTTGATCGTGAGGTAGACATCGGAATTCCAGATGCAACTGGACGACTTGAGATTCTCCGCATCCACACCAAGAATATGAAGCTGTCTGATGATGTAGATCTTGAGCAG GTTGCTCGCGAGACCCATGGTCATGTTGGTGCCGATTTGGCTGCCCTGTGTTCAGAAGCTGCCCTTCAACAAATTCGAGGCAAGATGGATCTGATAGACTTGGAAGACGAGACAATTGACGCCGAGGTCCTAGACTCTCTCGCTGTCACACAGGAGGACTTCAGG TGGGCTCTAAGCAAAAGTAACCCAAGTGCCCTCAGGGAGACATCTGTTGAGGTGCCGTCAGTCACATGGGATGATGTTGGAGGCTTGGAGAATGTCAAGAAAGAGCTGCAGGAATTGGTTCAG TATCCAGTTGAACATCCGGACAAATTCCTGAAATTTGGTATGACCCCATCCAAGGGTGTGCTATTCTATGGACCACCTGGTTGTGGAAAGACGCTGCTCGCCAAGGCCATTGCTAATGAGTGCCAGGCTAACTTCATCTCGATCAAGGGACCAGAGCTGTTGACCATGTGGTTTGGAGAATCTGAGGCAAACGTGCGAGACATATTCGACAAGGCCCGACAGGCAGCTCCGTGCGTCCTCTTCTTCGATGAGTTGGACTCAATCGCCAAGGCTCGTGGCGGTAACGTTGGTGATGGTGGTGGCGCTGCCGATCGTGTCATCAACCAGCTTCTGACCGAGATGGACGGTATGTCGTCAAAGAAGAACGTTTTCATCATTGGCGCGACCAACAGGCCAGACATCATTGACCCTGCCATCCTGCGACCTGGACGTCTCGACCAGTTGATATATATTCCATTGCCAGATGAGAAGTCTAGAATATCGATCCTAAAGGCCAACCTACGAAAGTCACCAATTTCTAAG GGCATCGACCTGGATTTCCTAGCCAAGAACACAGACGGTTACAGTGGTGCTGACTTGACTGAAATCTGCCAGAGAGCTTGTAAACTTGCAATCCGAGAGGCCATTGAGGCAGACATTCGCCGAGAGCGTGAACGAGAACAGGAGGGTGACATGGAGACAGACGATTATGATCCCGTACCAGAGATTAGGAGTGATCACTTTGAAGAGGCGATGAAGTTTGCGCGCCGATCTGTTACGAAGAACGACATCCGAAAATATGAAATGTTCGCACAGACCCTGTCGCAGACGAGAGGCTTTGGAGACAATTTCAG GTTCCCACAGGGTGGTGGTCCAAATCAAGGAGGACCAAGTCGTGGAAATGATTCCAGCCACTACGCGCAGGACGATGCTGACGATGATCTCTACAGTTAA